Proteins encoded in a region of the Dorea longicatena genome:
- a CDS encoding response regulator transcription factor, whose amino-acid sequence MSRRVLVVDDEKLIVKGIRFSLEQDGYDVDCAYDGEEALKLAKENAYDIILLDVMLPKYDGFEVCQQIREYSDVPIIMLTAKGDDMDKILGLDYGADDYITKPFNILEVKARIKAIMRRVSKRDKNQENEKVIVKGEMKIDCESRRVIIGEKEINLTAKEFDLLELLAMNPGKVYSRENLLNIVWGYEYPGDARTVDVHIRRLREKIETNPSDPKYVYTKWGVGYYFRG is encoded by the coding sequence ATGAGCAGACGAGTATTGGTTGTGGATGATGAAAAACTGATAGTAAAAGGAATCCGGTTTAGTCTGGAGCAGGATGGATATGATGTGGACTGTGCTTATGACGGAGAAGAGGCACTGAAACTGGCAAAGGAGAATGCATATGATATCATTCTTCTGGATGTCATGCTTCCGAAATATGACGGTTTTGAAGTGTGTCAGCAGATCCGGGAATATTCGGATGTTCCGATCATTATGCTTACAGCAAAAGGCGACGATATGGATAAGATCCTGGGACTGGATTATGGAGCAGATGATTACATAACAAAGCCATTCAATATTCTGGAAGTGAAGGCAAGGATCAAAGCCATTATGCGCCGTGTCAGCAAGCGCGATAAAAATCAGGAAAATGAAAAAGTGATCGTAAAAGGCGAGATGAAGATTGACTGCGAAAGCAGACGCGTGATCATCGGAGAAAAGGAAATCAATCTGACAGCAAAAGAATTCGATCTTCTGGAACTGCTTGCCATGAATCCGGGTAAAGTCTACAGCAGAGAGAATCTTTTGAATATCGTATGGGGATATGAGTATCCGGGAGATGCAAGAACTGTGGATGTACATATCCGGAGACTTCGTGAAAAGATCGAAACGAATCCAAGTGATCCAAAATATGTCTATACGAAATGGGGAGTGGGTTATTATTTCAGGGGTTAA
- a CDS encoding aspartate aminotransferase family protein, with the protein MNEYMKETNEALLHTYNQFPVVLDHGEGAYLYDTEGKKYLDFAAGYAVSSLGYGNQELNEALKAQIDKLFHTSNLYYNTVCGKAAEDLKRITGMDRIFFTNSGGEAVEGTLKAARKYAYKKGTGRYEFIAMKESFHGRSFGALSVTGHDPYRAPFEPLVPGVSFAEYNDLDSVKALVTDKTCAIILEPLQGEGGINLATEEFMKGIRKLCDEEGILMICDEVQCGMGRTGSMFTWQSYGIRPDIMSMAKAIGSGIPVGAFAMTEEIAKYSLEPGDHGTTYGGNPLACTAVSKTIEIFEKKNLVAHVQELGAYLTEKLEELKSECDCVKAVKGKGLMQGIQVTKPLSEITKEALKEGLLIIGAGNDVIRFVPPLIIEKEHVDEMIRILKKVL; encoded by the coding sequence ATGAATGAATATATGAAAGAAACAAACGAAGCTTTGTTACATACTTATAACCAGTTTCCGGTTGTGTTAGATCACGGTGAAGGTGCATATCTGTATGATACAGAAGGAAAGAAATATCTGGATTTTGCAGCCGGATATGCGGTGTCTTCGTTGGGATACGGCAATCAGGAGTTGAATGAAGCATTAAAAGCACAGATTGACAAGCTTTTTCACACATCTAATTTGTATTACAATACTGTATGTGGAAAAGCAGCAGAAGATCTGAAACGTATTACCGGAATGGATCGGATTTTCTTTACCAACAGTGGCGGAGAAGCGGTAGAAGGAACTTTAAAAGCGGCAAGAAAATATGCATACAAAAAAGGAACCGGCCGTTATGAATTCATTGCTATGAAGGAATCTTTTCATGGAAGAAGCTTTGGAGCGTTATCGGTAACAGGTCATGATCCATATCGTGCACCGTTTGAGCCACTTGTACCGGGAGTGTCATTTGCAGAATATAATGATCTGGACAGTGTAAAAGCACTGGTAACAGACAAAACATGTGCGATTATCCTGGAGCCGCTTCAAGGAGAAGGCGGCATCAATCTGGCTACAGAGGAATTTATGAAAGGGATCCGCAAACTTTGCGATGAAGAAGGAATTCTGATGATTTGTGACGAAGTGCAGTGTGGTATGGGAAGAACCGGTTCCATGTTCACATGGCAGTCTTATGGTATCAGACCTGATATTATGTCTATGGCAAAAGCAATCGGAAGCGGAATTCCGGTAGGAGCGTTTGCAATGACAGAAGAGATCGCGAAGTATTCACTGGAGCCAGGTGATCACGGAACTACTTACGGCGGAAATCCTCTGGCATGTACAGCTGTAAGTAAGACGATCGAGATTTTTGAAAAAAAGAATCTTGTGGCACATGTGCAGGAACTCGGTGCATATCTGACAGAAAAACTAGAAGAACTGAAGTCAGAATGTGACTGCGTAAAGGCCGTTAAAGGAAAAGGACTGATGCAGGGAATACAGGTGACAAAGCCATTATCCGAGATTACGAAAGAGGCCTTAAAAGAAGGACTTCTGATCATCGGAGCCGGAAACGATGTGATCCGTTTTGTACCACCTCTTATTATTGAAAAAGAGCATGTGGATGAGATGATCCGGATTTTAAAGAAGGTACTGTAA
- a CDS encoding sensor histidine kinase, which produces MSIRNGEWVIISGVKKYFKKNIFRSMKFRIILLVALAGIVPVLIMRGVFLTSYEKRAVEVRTAEIQNQCTILSNQLSSSGYLTGDTSETIRTELIQLSNIYSGRVMVIDGNFKIQEDTYEMDEGKTIVSGNVIRCFKEKGTSEYNKKNRYIEVTAPILGKDDSIVGVLLVSAPTDSVLDSLEILRNKADVAALASILVILMIAVLSGMAMLKPFKRITESISAVTEGYDDDYLHENTYTETMELSEAFNKMSGRMKTLDDSRNEFVSNVSHELKTPLTSMKVLADSLLLQEDAPVELYKEFMGDMSEEIERENKIINDLLSLVKMDKTANTMNIKSENMNELIEKILKRLRPIAATRNIELVYESFRPVTTEVDEMKISLAISNLVENAIKYNKENGWVHVSLNADHKNCYIEVADSGIGIPAEAQEHIFERFYRVDKSHSREIGGTGLGLAIARSAVVMHRGAIKVFSQPSEGTTFTVRIPLNYVS; this is translated from the coding sequence ATGTCTATACGAAATGGGGAGTGGGTTATTATTTCAGGGGTTAAAAAATATTTTAAAAAGAATATATTCAGGAGCATGAAATTCCGGATCATCCTGCTGGTGGCACTGGCAGGGATTGTTCCGGTATTGATTATGAGAGGGGTGTTCCTGACCAGCTATGAGAAAAGAGCAGTGGAGGTACGAACTGCTGAGATACAGAATCAATGTACCATTCTCAGTAATCAGCTGAGCAGTTCGGGCTATCTTACGGGAGATACGTCAGAGACGATCAGAACAGAATTGATTCAGCTATCTAATATCTACAGCGGCCGGGTAATGGTAATCGATGGTAATTTTAAGATCCAGGAAGATACATATGAAATGGATGAAGGAAAAACTATCGTATCAGGTAATGTGATCCGATGTTTCAAAGAAAAAGGAACCAGCGAGTATAATAAGAAAAACAGATATATAGAAGTGACAGCGCCGATTTTAGGAAAAGATGATTCGATTGTAGGAGTATTGCTTGTCAGTGCACCGACAGATTCTGTCCTGGACAGTCTGGAGATTTTAAGAAACAAAGCAGATGTGGCAGCACTTGCATCGATCCTGGTTATCCTTATGATTGCTGTGCTTTCGGGAATGGCTATGTTAAAACCTTTTAAACGCATTACAGAATCCATTTCTGCGGTTACAGAAGGCTATGACGATGATTACCTTCATGAGAATACGTACACAGAGACAATGGAATTATCGGAAGCGTTCAATAAGATGTCGGGACGCATGAAGACTCTGGATGACTCGAGAAATGAATTCGTATCGAATGTGTCACATGAGTTAAAGACACCGCTGACATCCATGAAAGTACTGGCGGATTCGCTGCTTTTGCAGGAAGATGCACCGGTAGAACTCTATAAAGAATTTATGGGGGACATGTCGGAAGAAATCGAGAGAGAAAATAAGATTATTAATGACCTGCTTTCGCTGGTCAAGATGGACAAGACCGCGAATACAATGAATATAAAGTCAGAAAATATGAACGAACTGATAGAAAAGATATTAAAGAGACTGCGTCCGATTGCGGCTACAAGAAATATCGAACTGGTCTATGAAAGTTTTCGTCCGGTGACGACAGAGGTAGATGAGATGAAGATCTCTCTGGCAATATCGAATCTGGTGGAGAATGCCATCAAGTATAATAAGGAAAATGGATGGGTGCATGTATCTTTAAATGCGGATCACAAAAACTGCTATATTGAGGTGGCGGATTCGGGAATCGGTATACCTGCTGAAGCACAGGAACATATATTTGAGAGATTCTACCGGGTGGACAAGTCCCATTCAAGAGAAATTGGCGGAACAGGACTTGGTCTGGCAATCGCAAGAAGTGCAGTGGTTATGCACAGAGGGGCGATCAAAGTATTCAGTCAGCCATCGGAAGGAACTACTTTTACGGTAAGAATTCCGTTAAACTATGTATCTTAG
- a CDS encoding GNAT family N-acetyltransferase — MNIRVMTIEDFDQVHALWMSIKGFGIRSVDDSKEGVERFLKRNPTTSVVAEEDGKIVGAILCGHDGRRGCLYHVCVDVNHRMKGIGKAMVVFTMEALKKEGINKVSLIAFTQNDIGNAFWKEIGWTKREDLNYYDFTLNEANITAFIR; from the coding sequence ATGAATATAAGAGTAATGACAATTGAAGATTTCGACCAGGTGCACGCGCTTTGGATGAGCATCAAGGGATTCGGAATACGAAGTGTGGATGATTCGAAAGAGGGCGTAGAACGCTTTTTAAAAAGAAATCCTACGACAAGTGTAGTTGCCGAAGAAGACGGAAAAATCGTCGGAGCGATTCTCTGCGGGCATGATGGAAGACGAGGCTGTCTGTATCATGTGTGTGTAGATGTAAATCACAGGATGAAGGGAATCGGGAAGGCTATGGTAGTATTTACCATGGAAGCGCTGAAAAAAGAAGGCATTAACAAAGTATCTCTGATCGCATTTACACAGAACGATATCGGCAATGCATTCTGGAAAGAAATCGGATGGACAAAAAGAGAAGATCTGAATTATTATGATTTTACATTGAATGAAGCAAATATCACGGCGTTTATCCGGTAA
- the argC gene encoding N-acetyl-gamma-glutamyl-phosphate reductase: MIKVGIIGATGYAGGELVRILAGHKDAEIVWYGSRSYIDKKYADVYQNMFQIVDAKCLDDNMEELAKQADVIFTATPQGFCASMMNDKILSETKIIDLSADFRIKDVATYEKWYGIEHKSPQYIEEAVYGLCEINREDVKKARLVANPGCYTTCSILTAYPLAKEGIIDMNTLIVDAKSGTSGAGRGAKVPNLFCEVNENMKAYGVASHRHTPEIEEQLGYASGEKVLINFTPHLVPMNRGILATEYATLKKDVTYEEVKAIYDKYYKDEKFVRVLEKDVCPETKWVEGSNYVDINFKIDPRTNRIIMMGAIDNLVKGAAGQAVQNMNLMFGLPETEGLELVPMFP, encoded by the coding sequence ATGATTAAAGTTGGAATTATTGGAGCAACTGGATATGCCGGGGGAGAACTGGTAAGAATTCTCGCCGGACATAAAGATGCTGAGATTGTATGGTACGGTTCCAGAAGCTACATAGATAAGAAATATGCAGATGTATATCAGAATATGTTCCAGATCGTAGATGCGAAATGTCTGGATGATAATATGGAAGAACTGGCAAAGCAGGCAGACGTGATCTTTACTGCAACGCCACAGGGATTCTGCGCATCGATGATGAATGACAAGATTTTAAGTGAGACAAAGATCATCGACTTAAGTGCAGACTTTCGTATCAAAGACGTTGCTACTTATGAAAAATGGTATGGAATTGAACATAAGAGCCCACAGTATATCGAAGAAGCGGTATACGGACTTTGCGAGATCAACAGAGAAGATGTGAAGAAAGCAAGACTGGTAGCCAATCCTGGATGCTATACAACCTGTTCGATCCTGACTGCTTATCCACTGGCAAAAGAAGGAATCATTGATATGAATACCCTGATCGTGGATGCCAAGTCCGGAACTTCCGGAGCAGGACGTGGTGCAAAAGTGCCGAACCTTTTCTGTGAAGTGAATGAGAATATGAAAGCGTACGGTGTTGCAAGCCACAGACATACACCTGAGATCGAGGAACAACTCGGATATGCATCAGGAGAGAAAGTGCTGATCAACTTCACGCCACATCTGGTTCCGATGAACAGAGGAATTCTGGCGACGGAATATGCAACATTGAAAAAAGATGTGACCTACGAAGAAGTCAAAGCAATCTATGATAAATATTATAAAGATGAGAAATTCGTCCGTGTTCTGGAAAAGGATGTATGCCCGGAGACAAAATGGGTAGAAGGAAGTAATTATGTAGACATCAATTTCAAGATCGATCCAAGAACCAACCGTATCATCATGATGGGAGCCATTGACAACCTGGTAAAAGGTGCGGCAGGACAGGCAGTACAGAATATGAACCTGATGTTCGGACTTCCGGAGACAGAAGGTCTGGAACTGGTGCCAATGTTCCCATAA
- the argJ gene encoding bifunctional glutamate N-acetyltransferase/amino-acid acetyltransferase ArgJ, with amino-acid sequence MKQVKGGVTAAKGFEAASTAAGIKYKDRTDMALVYSQVPCVAAGTFTTNVVKAAPVKWDQQVVKSGAKAQAVVVNSGIANACTGAEGFGYCKDTADAAAKALNISADGVLIGSTGVIGKQIPIDKLTAGIEALAGKKNDTLENGTEAAKAIMTTDTFPKELAVTIEVGGKTVTIGGMAKGSGMIHPNMCTMLAFITTDAVITKDALQKALSEDVGDTYNMISVDGDTSTNDSVVLLANGLAENPEITYGTEDYKNFAEALHTINEYLAKKIAGDGEGATALFEVKAVGCESVEQAKTLAKSIVCSNLTKTAIAGHDANWGRILCAMGYSGAQFDPEKVDLFFESKAGKIQIIENGTAVDYSEAEATKILSEPEVTAIADVKMGDKTATAWGCDLTHGYIEINADYRS; translated from the coding sequence ATGAAACAGGTAAAAGGCGGAGTAACCGCAGCAAAAGGATTTGAAGCAGCAAGTACAGCAGCAGGAATTAAGTATAAAGACAGAACGGATATGGCACTGGTATACAGCCAGGTTCCATGCGTGGCAGCAGGAACATTTACAACAAATGTTGTAAAAGCAGCACCGGTCAAATGGGATCAGCAGGTTGTAAAAAGCGGGGCAAAAGCACAGGCAGTCGTTGTAAACTCAGGAATCGCTAATGCCTGCACCGGAGCAGAAGGATTTGGATACTGTAAAGATACAGCAGATGCAGCAGCGAAAGCACTGAACATTTCCGCAGACGGTGTTCTCATCGGTTCTACCGGAGTTATCGGAAAACAGATTCCGATCGACAAACTGACAGCTGGAATCGAAGCGCTGGCAGGAAAGAAGAATGATACACTTGAAAATGGAACAGAAGCAGCTAAAGCAATTATGACAACCGATACATTTCCGAAGGAACTGGCCGTTACAATCGAAGTCGGCGGCAAGACAGTAACTATCGGAGGTATGGCAAAAGGATCCGGAATGATCCATCCGAATATGTGTACGATGCTTGCATTTATTACAACAGATGCAGTGATCACAAAGGATGCACTTCAGAAAGCATTAAGCGAAGATGTCGGAGATACCTACAACATGATTTCTGTAGACGGAGATACTTCTACGAATGATTCCGTTGTATTGCTGGCAAATGGTCTGGCAGAGAACCCGGAGATCACATATGGAACAGAAGATTATAAAAATTTTGCAGAAGCATTACATACGATCAACGAATATCTTGCAAAGAAGATTGCAGGAGACGGAGAGGGTGCAACCGCATTATTCGAAGTCAAGGCAGTTGGCTGTGAGAGCGTAGAACAGGCAAAGACACTTGCAAAATCTATCGTATGCTCTAATCTTACAAAGACAGCGATTGCAGGACATGATGCAAACTGGGGAAGAATTCTCTGCGCAATGGGATATTCCGGAGCACAGTTCGATCCTGAAAAAGTTGACCTGTTCTTTGAGAGTAAAGCCGGAAAGATCCAGATCATTGAAAATGGTACGGCTGTAGATTACAGCGAAGCAGAGGCAACTAAAATTCTGTCTGAGCCGGAAGTTACAGCAATTGCAGATGTGAAGATGGGAGATAAGACAGCAACAGCATGGGGATGTGACCTGACTCACGGATATATTGAGATTAATGCAGATTACAGAAGCTAA
- a CDS encoding DMT family transporter: protein MTGFLIALLSGALMSVQGVFNTRVTKTTGMWVSNGWVQFSAFLLCAAAWLIAGRDSIGNLWKVEPKYVLLGGVIGAGITWTVIKSMETLGPAKAALLIVISQLIVAYVIELLGLFGVDKEPLEIRKIIGMSIALIGVAIFQWK, encoded by the coding sequence ATGACTGGTTTTTTGATTGCGCTTTTGTCGGGAGCGCTTATGAGTGTACAGGGAGTATTTAATACGCGGGTGACGAAGACAACGGGGATGTGGGTGAGTAATGGATGGGTGCAGTTTAGTGCATTTCTGCTGTGTGCAGCGGCATGGCTGATCGCCGGGCGGGATTCTATCGGGAATTTGTGGAAGGTAGAGCCCAAATATGTACTCCTCGGAGGAGTGATCGGTGCAGGGATCACATGGACCGTGATCAAGAGTATGGAGACACTGGGACCGGCGAAGGCAGCGCTTCTGATTGTAATCTCGCAGTTGATCGTAGCGTACGTAATAGAACTTCTCGGATTGTTCGGAGTAGACAAAGAACCATTGGAAATCCGTAAAATTATTGGAATGTCCATTGCCCTGATTGGTGTTGCAATTTTTCAGTGGAAATAG
- a CDS encoding helix-hairpin-helix domain-containing protein, with product MHREKRQNRITEQRKIQKEICRILLIFTMILSMICVVNLTGCRDRKSQEQTELISLDGREPDVEKADGNTAKEAEGSEAGTDDNMTEKDGLKQEKLQICYVHVCGAVKSPGVYELTSDSRLYEAIQMAGGFTDEAAGEALNQAEKIEDGSRIYVPTKEEAKAGTENNGTFVQNADNEKTDATKSTDAGSTADGKVDINTAGKDELMTLSGIGEAKADAIIRYRDEHGKFQKIEDLMEVEGIKDGVFQKVKDQIKI from the coding sequence ATGCATAGGGAAAAAAGACAGAACAGAATAACAGAACAGAGAAAAATACAGAAGGAAATATGCCGTATATTGCTGATCTTTACCATGATACTGAGTATGATATGTGTCGTGAATCTGACCGGATGCAGAGACCGAAAATCACAGGAACAGACGGAACTTATTTCGTTGGACGGGCGTGAACCGGATGTGGAAAAAGCAGATGGAAATACTGCAAAAGAGGCTGAAGGATCAGAAGCGGGAACGGATGATAATATGACAGAAAAAGATGGCCTTAAGCAGGAAAAACTACAGATCTGTTATGTACATGTATGCGGGGCAGTGAAGTCTCCAGGAGTGTATGAACTGACATCGGACAGTCGTTTGTATGAAGCTATTCAGATGGCTGGAGGATTTACGGATGAGGCAGCAGGTGAGGCTCTGAATCAGGCAGAAAAGATTGAAGATGGTTCCAGAATATATGTTCCGACGAAAGAAGAGGCAAAAGCCGGAACAGAGAACAACGGTACTTTCGTACAGAATGCGGATAATGAAAAGACAGATGCAACAAAAAGCACAGATGCCGGAAGTACGGCAGATGGCAAGGTGGATATTAATACGGCCGGGAAGGACGAATTGATGACACTATCCGGAATCGGAGAGGCGAAGGCTGACGCGATCATTCGTTACAGAGATGAGCATGGAAAGTTTCAGAAGATAGAAGATCTGATGGAAGTGGAAGGTATTAAAGACGGTGTATTTCAGAAAGTAAAAGATCAAATTAAGATCTGA
- a CDS encoding PadR family transcriptional regulator, whose protein sequence is MAVDKSLVSGSTTMLVLKLLEEKDMYGYEMIDTIRGKSKNVFELKAGTLYPLLHGLEEKGFVESYEKEAVGKIRKYYHITRSGKKELKKKSEEWKEYSKAVLDVMGGVCFG, encoded by the coding sequence ATGGCAGTAGACAAAAGTCTGGTATCAGGAAGTACTACGATGCTGGTATTAAAATTATTAGAAGAAAAGGACATGTACGGATATGAAATGATCGATACCATCCGGGGAAAATCAAAGAATGTATTTGAGTTAAAAGCAGGAACTTTGTATCCGCTTTTGCATGGTCTGGAAGAAAAAGGATTCGTAGAGTCTTATGAGAAAGAAGCAGTCGGAAAGATCCGAAAATATTATCATATTACAAGATCCGGAAAAAAAGAATTAAAAAAGAAGTCAGAAGAATGGAAAGAGTATTCAAAAGCGGTTCTGGATGTGATGGGTGGTGTGTGCTTTGGATAA
- the argB gene encoding acetylglutamate kinase, whose protein sequence is MEKAMQKYLDKAEVLIEALPYIQRFNRKVIVVKYGGSAMVDEELKARVIQDVTLLKLVGFKPIIVHGGGKEISKWVGKVGMEPHFINGLRVTDAETMELAEMVLGKVNKSLVQLVEQLGVRAIGISGKDGGLLKVDKKLADGEDIGFVGDVKEVNADIIYDLLEKDFLPIIAPIGLDDEYNTYNINADDAACAIAKAINAEKLAFLTDIEGVYKDPNDPSTLISELNVSEGKKLMEEGYIGGGMLPKIQNCIDAIENGVSRVHILDGRIPHCLLLEIFTNKGIGTAIKNDVEERYYHGE, encoded by the coding sequence ATGGAAAAAGCAATGCAGAAATACCTGGACAAAGCAGAAGTACTGATTGAAGCCCTTCCATATATCCAGAGATTTAACCGTAAGGTTATTGTAGTAAAATATGGTGGAAGTGCTATGGTAGACGAAGAGTTAAAAGCAAGAGTCATTCAGGATGTAACCCTTCTCAAATTAGTTGGATTCAAACCGATCATCGTTCATGGCGGTGGCAAGGAGATCAGCAAATGGGTTGGAAAAGTCGGCATGGAACCACATTTTATCAATGGACTTCGTGTGACGGATGCAGAGACAATGGAACTCGCAGAGATGGTTCTTGGTAAAGTTAACAAAAGTCTTGTTCAGTTAGTGGAACAGCTCGGTGTAAGAGCCATTGGTATCAGTGGAAAAGACGGCGGCCTTCTGAAAGTGGATAAGAAACTGGCAGACGGTGAAGATATCGGATTTGTCGGCGATGTCAAAGAAGTGAATGCGGATATCATCTATGATCTTCTGGAAAAAGATTTCCTTCCGATTATTGCACCGATCGGTCTGGATGATGAATACAATACTTATAACATTAATGCGGATGATGCGGCATGTGCAATCGCGAAAGCAATCAATGCAGAGAAACTTGCATTCTTAACAGATATTGAAGGTGTATACAAAGATCCGAATGACCCGTCTACATTGATTTCAGAGTTAAATGTTTCCGAAGGGAAGAAGCTGATGGAGGAAGGATATATCGGTGGAGGTATGCTTCCGAAGATCCAGAACTGTATTGATGCAATCGAAAACGGTGTATCCAGAGTACATATTCTGGATGGAAGAATTCCACACTGCCTGCTTCTTGAAATCTTTACGAATAAGGGAATCGGAACAGCAATCAAAAATGATGTAGAAGAAAGATATTATCACGGAGAATAG
- a CDS encoding permease prefix domain 1-containing protein: MDKKKYIQTVTEQIRCKRALPLVTKELEGHIEDQKSDYMKAGMNAEEAEEAAVLEMGDPVEVGVEMDRIHRPKMAWKMIGLIAILNLAGIVLMYLIRTSILADAGNNPGDVEWIASGIGGNINYLKSVMWTIIGLACMIGICYFDYSRIGKYGKLLTGGWIVVMGLSLFMGAVYINGAAYGILFLFGRVLPLRPFLYLIVPAYAATLYSMRRKKSGYFGVVKAMLWQILPVWIILRIPNLSMAISVEVTFMILLSIAVWKEWFEVNRKRTLITLWSLVILLPAAGIRLFVKLDYVANYQMARLSAFIHPESNDGTLGGMIRNMISGAHLAGRGDCEKIKFFNRDYMLTFIIHYYGIFAAVLIIAIVGGILIWFLQKTGHQKNQLGMIMGTGCVVVLLIQFIGYVLENLGYFPLSNNYCLFLTTGGSGMMISYIMFGILLSIYRYQNVLVEPEVKKKEISI; the protein is encoded by the coding sequence TTGGATAAAAAGAAATATATACAGACGGTAACAGAACAGATCCGGTGTAAGCGGGCACTTCCGCTGGTAACAAAAGAACTGGAAGGACACATCGAAGATCAGAAAAGTGATTATATGAAAGCAGGAATGAATGCCGAAGAAGCAGAAGAAGCGGCAGTTCTGGAAATGGGTGATCCGGTAGAGGTTGGTGTTGAAATGGACCGTATCCATCGACCGAAGATGGCCTGGAAGATGATCGGACTGATTGCGATTTTGAATCTGGCAGGAATTGTACTAATGTATCTCATAAGAACAAGCATCCTGGCAGATGCAGGAAATAATCCGGGAGATGTAGAATGGATCGCATCGGGAATTGGTGGTAATATCAACTATCTGAAAAGTGTTATGTGGACGATCATTGGTCTGGCTTGTATGATAGGAATCTGTTATTTTGATTACAGCAGAATAGGAAAGTATGGCAAGTTGTTAACCGGAGGCTGGATCGTGGTTATGGGACTGAGCCTGTTCATGGGTGCAGTATATATCAATGGAGCTGCTTACGGGATCCTGTTTTTATTTGGCCGGGTATTACCGCTGCGTCCATTTTTATATCTGATTGTTCCTGCATATGCGGCAACATTGTATAGCATGCGAAGAAAAAAATCTGGTTATTTCGGTGTTGTAAAGGCAATGCTGTGGCAGATACTGCCGGTGTGGATCATCTTACGCATTCCGAATCTGTCCATGGCAATCAGCGTAGAAGTTACATTTATGATTCTGTTATCAATTGCAGTTTGGAAAGAATGGTTTGAGGTGAATAGAAAAAGAACATTGATTACACTGTGGAGTCTGGTAATTCTGCTTCCGGCAGCAGGAATTAGGTTGTTCGTAAAACTGGACTATGTAGCAAATTATCAGATGGCAAGACTATCCGCTTTTATCCATCCAGAAAGCAATGACGGAACCTTAGGGGGAATGATAAGAAATATGATCTCCGGAGCACATCTTGCCGGACGTGGAGATTGTGAAAAAATAAAGTTCTTTAACAGAGATTATATGCTGACCTTTATTATACATTATTATGGAATATTTGCAGCGGTTCTGATAATTGCTATTGTAGGAGGCATTCTGATATGGTTCCTGCAAAAGACAGGACACCAGAAAAATCAACTCGGCATGATCATGGGAACCGGATGTGTGGTGGTCCTGCTTATTCAGTTCATTGGATATGTATTAGAAAATCTTGGATATTTTCCACTTTCAAATAATTATTGCCTGTTTCTGACGACCGGGGGAAGTGGGATGATGATCAGTTATATTATGTTTGGAATATTACTTAGTATTTACCGGTATCAGAATGTGTTGGTGGAGCCGGAGGTGAAGAAGAAGGAGATTTCTATTTAA